One genomic segment of Ignavibacteriota bacterium includes these proteins:
- a CDS encoding C69 family dipeptidase, producing MKLVAISILFEILFFSNIFSQNQFDLNCFTIVVGKNASSDGSVLVAHNEDDNGKQIVNLYKIPQIEHKENEFIELCNGGKINQVKKTNGFIWIELPGMKVADSFINDKSVVIVSNGCPSKEDNPDSTNGGILYWLRRLVAERAKSAKDGVKIAGSLIDKFGYVSSGRTYTFADKNEAWVLSAVYGKHWIAQRVPDDEIAVIPNYYTIGKIDLKDTVNFLGSYDIISYAILKDWFNPSDDNEFNFAKSYTAETSINHPGNIHRIWRGISLLSKNHFSIENDFPFSFEPYKKIQVQDLMEILRDHYEGCNLDASNFYKNGNPHQKNHATICSEFTQYSFIAKLNQDIPEEFGDLIWLSYYRPDINIFIPFYSGLISLPKEFAIYDYELAMKLHFNPSDSTFKMNSNHVYWDFVNAVNFVENDYYNLYPKIKNRNHFIENEIFKVHKEFEEKIITLFKINPKLTLNLINDYSNQNLLKLRNCAREINKFNFN from the coding sequence ATGAAATTAGTTGCAATTAGCATTCTATTTGAGATTTTATTTTTTTCAAATATATTTTCTCAAAATCAGTTTGATTTAAATTGTTTTACAATTGTAGTCGGAAAAAATGCATCATCAGATGGATCAGTTTTAGTGGCTCACAACGAAGATGATAATGGAAAGCAAATTGTTAATCTATATAAAATACCTCAGATTGAACATAAAGAAAATGAATTTATTGAATTATGTAACGGTGGAAAAATAAATCAAGTAAAAAAAACAAATGGATTTATTTGGATTGAACTTCCTGGAATGAAAGTTGCTGATAGCTTTATAAATGATAAAAGTGTTGTTATTGTATCTAATGGATGTCCATCTAAAGAAGATAATCCAGATTCTACTAATGGTGGTATTTTATATTGGTTAAGAAGATTAGTTGCAGAAAGGGCAAAAAGTGCAAAAGATGGTGTTAAAATTGCCGGAAGTTTAATTGATAAATTTGGATATGTTTCATCAGGGCGAACTTATACTTTTGCGGATAAAAATGAAGCATGGGTCTTATCGGCAGTATATGGTAAGCATTGGATTGCTCAAAGAGTTCCCGATGATGAGATTGCTGTAATACCAAATTATTATACAATTGGAAAAATTGATCTGAAAGATACGGTAAATTTTCTAGGATCTTATGATATAATTTCATATGCTATTTTGAAAGATTGGTTTAACCCAAGCGATGATAATGAATTTAATTTTGCTAAATCATATACCGCAGAAACATCAATAAATCACCCAGGCAATATCCATAGAATTTGGCGTGGGATTTCATTACTTTCTAAAAATCATTTTTCAATTGAAAATGATTTTCCATTTTCGTTTGAACCTTATAAAAAAATACAAGTTCAAGATTTAATGGAAATCCTAAGAGATCATTACGAAGGATGCAATTTAGATGCATCAAATTTTTACAAAAATGGAAACCCTCATCAAAAAAATCATGCAACAATTTGTAGTGAATTTACGCAATATAGTTTCATTGCGAAGCTAAACCAAGATATTCCGGAAGAATTTGGTGATCTAATTTGGCTGTCTTATTATCGTCCTGATATAAATATTTTTATACCTTTTTATTCAGGCTTGATTAGTTTACCTAAAGAGTTTGCTATTTATGATTATGAGCTTGCCATGAAATTACATTTTAATCCAAGTGATTCAACTTTTAAAATGAATTCCAATCATGTCTATTGGGATTTTGTGAATGCAGTAAATTTTGTTGAAAACGATTATTATAATTTATATCCAAAAATTAAAAATAGAAATCATTTTATTGAAAATGAGATATTTAAAGTACACAAGGAATTTGAAGAAAAAATAATTACGCTTTTTAAAATTAATCCCAAATTGACTTTAAATCTGATTAATGATTATTCAAATCAAAATTTATTAAAATTACGCAATTGTGCAAGAGAAATTAATAAGTTTAACTTTAATTAA
- a CDS encoding PorV/PorQ family protein — translation MKFTFSLFLIMITNLVVAQNKPYRVGTTAANFLEMGIGSAANSMGEAYVGVANDISSMYWNPAGLGYIASNEVLFMYQPWVADIKVSFAGAAIIIPQIGTLGLSVTNMDYGKTEVTTMAMQEGTGETYSAGEYSIGLSYGRKLADWFGFGTSIKWISSNIWHLSANALALDLGVMVNTQFFSFSSDRADGMSIGMSISNYGTRIQYDGIDLLVPIDLLPNENGNYKDIEGQYRVQGWELPLIFRVGFAIKPIVSESQQLIIAVDALHPNNNSESINLGTQYEFKFLGMGQFYLRGGYRGLFMEDSEFGLTLGAGVHLKLLNNNNVKMDVAYKEVGIFGNTMTYSIGITF, via the coding sequence ATGAAATTTACCTTCTCACTATTTTTGATAATGATTACAAATCTTGTAGTAGCTCAAAATAAACCTTATAGAGTTGGTACAACTGCTGCAAATTTTTTGGAAATGGGGATAGGTAGCGCAGCCAATTCAATGGGTGAGGCTTATGTTGGCGTTGCAAACGATATTTCAAGTATGTATTGGAACCCTGCTGGATTAGGATATATAGCATCGAATGAAGTACTGTTTATGTATCAGCCATGGGTTGCCGATATAAAAGTATCATTTGCAGGCGCTGCAATAATAATTCCTCAAATCGGAACTTTAGGTTTAAGTGTTACAAATATGGATTACGGAAAAACGGAAGTTACTACAATGGCGATGCAAGAAGGAACGGGTGAGACTTACTCAGCTGGAGAATATTCAATTGGATTATCATATGGTAGAAAATTAGCAGATTGGTTTGGGTTTGGAACTTCTATCAAATGGATTTCTTCGAACATTTGGCATCTCAGTGCAAATGCATTGGCATTAGATCTTGGTGTTATGGTCAATACTCAATTTTTCTCTTTTAGTAGTGATCGCGCAGATGGTATGTCTATAGGTATGAGTATATCAAACTACGGAACACGAATTCAATATGACGGAATTGATTTACTTGTGCCAATTGATTTATTGCCTAATGAAAATGGAAACTATAAAGATATAGAAGGACAATATAGAGTCCAAGGTTGGGAATTACCGTTAATTTTCAGAGTTGGCTTTGCGATTAAACCAATTGTAAGTGAATCTCAGCAATTAATTATTGCTGTTGATGCATTACATCCTAATAATAATAGCGAATCAATAAATCTTGGGACACAATACGAATTTAAATTTTTAGGAATGGGACAATTCTATTTACGCGGAGGTTATAGAGGATTATTTATGGAAGATTCTGAATTTGGATTAACATTAGGAGCTGGTGTGCATTTGAAATTATTAAATAATAATAATGTAAAAATGGATGTAGCATATAAAGAGGTAGGTATTTTTGGAAATACAATGACTTATTCAATTGGTATAACTTTTTGA